Proteins co-encoded in one Pseudobdellovibrionaceae bacterium genomic window:
- a CDS encoding VWA domain-containing protein, translating to MEKLIVVFQIVVLAAIASVGCTETEFSQKPPRTVKQEVNSGKVDILFVVDNSGSMYVEQTKMAAAFPTLVHGLDIAGLDYRIGITTTDVTSSLNPQKSLGGLEKGALQDGRLIKFGNGKLYLDNTDYDNGNIQGLFASRIQRQETLDCEAAGFVESKCPSGDERGIYAALKTVDRNEGKFFRTGSHIAFIFLTDEDVRGKGLAAFNIPGYPSSLLPTRGDYPATLIEYVLGRLGDTHTMSAHAIVTDTAQCRSQQVGQNNNSYIDANIGYFYMEMTNPSSPARVSQETLSQIAKGKLMVGTVGSICSANYTTQAGNIKNVVNQASFRHVAVQDLECVPESGTFQMDYIPAGISWSFSASQNQIVFSPALQAHQKAKFSYLCQ from the coding sequence ATGGAAAAGTTAATAGTTGTTTTCCAAATCGTAGTTTTAGCTGCAATCGCATCAGTGGGTTGTACTGAGACTGAATTTTCACAAAAGCCACCTCGTACGGTAAAGCAAGAAGTGAACTCGGGAAAAGTAGATATTTTATTTGTAGTGGACAACTCAGGGTCCATGTATGTGGAGCAGACCAAAATGGCTGCCGCATTTCCTACTTTAGTGCACGGTTTAGACATCGCAGGGCTAGATTATAGAATCGGTATTACCACAACAGATGTGACATCCAGTCTTAATCCACAAAAGAGTTTAGGTGGATTAGAAAAAGGGGCCCTACAAGACGGAAGATTGATTAAATTTGGTAACGGTAAGTTGTATTTAGATAATACAGACTATGATAATGGAAATATTCAAGGGCTTTTTGCTAGCCGTATCCAACGTCAAGAGACTTTGGACTGTGAGGCGGCAGGGTTTGTGGAGTCTAAATGCCCATCAGGGGATGAGCGCGGGATTTATGCGGCTTTAAAAACGGTGGATCGTAATGAAGGTAAATTCTTTAGAACGGGAAGCCATATTGCTTTTATCTTTTTGACAGATGAAGATGTAAGAGGAAAAGGTTTAGCGGCTTTTAATATTCCTGGTTACCCAAGCAGTTTATTGCCTACTCGTGGGGATTATCCTGCCACTTTGATTGAATATGTTTTAGGACGCTTAGGTGACACTCACACTATGAGTGCCCATGCGATTGTGACAGATACAGCTCAATGTCGTTCGCAACAAGTAGGACAGAATAACAACTCTTATATAGATGCTAACATTGGTTACTTCTATATGGAGATGACAAATCCTAGTTCGCCAGCACGTGTGAGCCAAGAGACTTTGAGCCAAATTGCTAAAGGTAAGCTCATGGTGGGAACTGTGGGAAGCATCTGTTCTGCTAATTATACAACTCAAGCTGGTAATATTAAAAATGTGGTCAACCAAGCTTCATTCCGACATGTGGCGGTTCAAGATCTTGAGTGTGTTCCTGAGTCTGGTACATTCCAAATGGATTATATTCCTGCAGGAATCTCTTGGTCGTTTTCAGCTTCGCAAAATCAAATTGTATTTTCACCAGCACTACAAGCGCACCAAAAAGCTAAGTTCTCATATCTATGTCAATAG
- a CDS encoding PD-(D/E)XK nuclease family protein, whose amino-acid sequence MVEKLALRFGTVPDQSILRLNEFFSRQVQELAPEIQFLDKDLLSLVLKMNLSSQGEFKKYTAFIDVALDYISIFAPILGRDVYREALEEFIQNDDLFLKNYGDIYGFLTSVWDNLLQTKQVLPAWSLGWLFLNLPELEKQNKTLYIVGYKNLKDIEKEFFSELAHAWTIVDLEFESDFLHVNPPSEFASTQVQVDALAQVQTENRNAIVKVVSPIDEIKVCLQIYKKSLDSQSINIVAPKTKWFYKDILEIFFESEFKSTATDEESFREQVNAFLSPLRLQEGSFEQSDVQRIWSDEKDKFKNEVEFQRATSELFDSQKLLELNEHLRSFMVPETAIGFLTFLDVTLSSHKDPDRFSKVLRKLYPIALQIPKNIKMDVSSWLQFVSLKLDKVSPELRSQKINFYTLEEARWVQGETNIFLSCTRQDYDKSLFAYLSDYEVEKIYSDLGFNLEGMSPMKAFEEALRTHAHKGLTNYFMVPEFDFIGTSQQPSQIIQNLEKQGARVQSLNDLEVQNPKVVDTRREVNLCKMTSFKLKSLSASSLEMYIERPYEYFLSYVLGIKDEDPLGVDPSPKHSGIVFHEILAKFLDQKNITKETIQSLIEEKSKDEYQYWSNTKAVELQIARYAEDICTYIEADRERKNRTGAKTIGLEKKFEAYFDLKDLRFYKEHDEGRIKFRGTIDRVDECEGSLYILDYKSGKADSLPSNVVSSPEVQMPLYAMIVQDGILDLPGELAGLLYVSIKSQFKEVPALILKGQDEKYLERKLHHQVKASVTEEKFTQIIEEYRVYFKKIITDIMDNKFGSWVKDRDGNLYQINVDF is encoded by the coding sequence ATGGTGGAAAAACTGGCTTTACGGTTTGGAACAGTTCCCGACCAGAGCATTCTTAGGCTCAATGAGTTCTTTTCCAGACAGGTGCAAGAGCTAGCCCCTGAGATACAATTTTTAGATAAAGACCTTTTGAGCTTGGTGCTTAAGATGAATCTAAGCTCGCAAGGGGAGTTCAAAAAGTACACAGCATTTATTGATGTGGCACTAGATTATATCAGCATCTTTGCACCTATTTTGGGTCGGGATGTGTACCGAGAGGCCTTGGAAGAGTTTATACAGAACGATGATCTTTTTTTGAAAAACTATGGTGACATTTACGGTTTCTTAACTAGCGTTTGGGATAATCTTCTGCAAACCAAACAGGTGTTACCTGCGTGGTCGTTGGGGTGGCTGTTTCTGAATTTACCTGAGCTAGAGAAGCAGAATAAAACTCTGTACATTGTGGGTTATAAAAATCTTAAGGATATAGAAAAGGAGTTTTTTTCTGAGCTTGCTCACGCATGGACTATTGTAGATTTGGAATTTGAGAGTGATTTTTTGCATGTAAATCCTCCTTCTGAGTTTGCGTCAACACAGGTGCAGGTAGATGCACTGGCGCAAGTGCAAACGGAAAATAGAAATGCAATCGTTAAAGTGGTGAGTCCTATTGATGAGATTAAGGTGTGTTTGCAGATTTATAAGAAGAGTTTAGATTCACAGAGTATCAACATTGTCGCTCCTAAAACGAAATGGTTTTATAAAGATATTTTAGAAATTTTTTTTGAGTCAGAATTTAAATCTACGGCTACAGACGAAGAGAGTTTTAGAGAGCAAGTGAATGCGTTTTTAAGTCCTCTTAGGTTGCAAGAAGGTAGTTTTGAGCAGTCTGATGTGCAAAGAATTTGGAGTGATGAAAAAGACAAATTTAAAAACGAGGTGGAGTTCCAAAGAGCCACTTCAGAACTTTTTGACAGTCAAAAACTTTTAGAACTCAATGAGCACTTGCGGAGTTTTATGGTTCCAGAGACGGCAATTGGTTTTTTGACATTTTTGGATGTCACCCTATCCTCACACAAAGATCCAGATCGTTTCAGTAAGGTTCTTCGAAAGCTCTATCCCATTGCCTTACAAATACCTAAAAATATAAAAATGGATGTAAGTTCATGGTTGCAATTTGTTTCTTTGAAGCTAGATAAGGTCTCTCCTGAGCTACGGAGTCAGAAGATCAACTTCTACACTCTAGAGGAAGCCAGATGGGTACAAGGAGAAACAAATATATTTTTAAGTTGTACAAGGCAAGATTACGATAAATCTTTATTTGCGTATCTTTCTGATTATGAGGTGGAGAAGATTTATTCTGACTTAGGATTTAACTTAGAAGGTATGAGTCCTATGAAGGCCTTTGAGGAAGCCCTACGAACTCATGCACACAAAGGATTAACGAATTATTTTATGGTTCCAGAATTTGATTTTATTGGTACCTCTCAGCAGCCTTCTCAGATCATTCAAAATTTGGAAAAACAAGGTGCTAGAGTGCAAAGTCTGAATGATTTGGAAGTGCAGAATCCAAAAGTTGTCGACACACGTAGGGAAGTCAACTTATGTAAGATGACAAGCTTTAAACTTAAGAGTCTGTCGGCCTCTTCTTTGGAAATGTATATAGAGAGACCCTATGAGTACTTTTTATCTTATGTGCTAGGAATCAAAGATGAAGATCCTTTGGGAGTGGACCCTTCGCCCAAACATTCAGGAATTGTTTTCCATGAAATTTTAGCTAAGTTTTTGGATCAGAAAAATATTACGAAAGAGACCATTCAAAGCCTTATTGAAGAAAAATCTAAGGATGAGTACCAGTACTGGTCTAACACCAAGGCAGTGGAATTACAGATTGCCAGATATGCCGAAGACATCTGTACGTATATTGAGGCCGATCGCGAACGTAAGAATAGAACAGGTGCAAAAACAATTGGTTTAGAAAAAAAGTTTGAAGCTTATTTTGATTTGAAAGATTTACGATTTTATAAAGAACATGACGAAGGACGAATCAAATTTCGAGGCACCATAGATCGCGTTGATGAGTGTGAGGGAAGTCTATACATACTTGACTACAAAAGTGGTAAAGCAGATTCTTTGCCCAGTAATGTGGTGTCCAGTCCTGAGGTGCAAATGCCTCTTTATGCCATGATCGTTCAAGATGGGATTTTGGATTTACCTGGAGAACTTGCGGGCCTGTTATATGTGTCCATTAAATCTCAATTTAAAGAAGTCCCAGCGTTAATCTTGAAAGGTCAGGATGAAAAATATCTGGAACGAAAGTTACATCATCAGGTGAAAGCGAGTGTTACTGAAGAAAAGTTCACACAGATCATTGAGGAGTATCGAGTGTATTTTAAAAAGATCATCACAGATATTATGGATAACAAATTTGGAAGTTGGGTGAAGGATAGAGACGGAAATCTTTATCAAATTAACGTGGATTTTTAA
- a CDS encoding winged helix-turn-helix domain-containing protein: protein MSIDTLMWPNKEKLLIVSLNNHFLSEIQSDLNQSFEIQRANSEQVAFFLIREANIRLILVDFDTPIGNVVQTLRKSFGYDIALIGCGQPSKSAIEQAFRAGCDYYEYRNSNVEPRLKLTLFALKKRLDRTQALDQRKNEARKDTRARITLGPIEIFPNDYLVHAHGKALKTTPIQFKLLLSFFTKTDELLSREWLQENIWEDNPISHRSIDAHISKLKKIVPELGPALVNIYGKGYMLSSATLQEFGEEQKQSA, encoded by the coding sequence ATGTCGATAGATACTTTGATGTGGCCAAATAAAGAGAAATTACTCATTGTGTCTTTGAATAATCACTTTTTAAGTGAGATCCAATCTGATTTGAATCAGAGCTTTGAAATCCAACGAGCAAACTCCGAACAAGTGGCCTTCTTCCTTATTCGCGAAGCAAATATCCGTTTAATCCTAGTGGATTTTGACACACCTATTGGTAACGTCGTTCAGACTTTAAGAAAATCTTTTGGTTATGACATTGCTCTTATTGGATGTGGCCAACCTTCTAAATCAGCCATCGAACAAGCTTTTAGAGCAGGCTGTGATTACTACGAATATCGAAACAGCAACGTTGAGCCTCGCCTTAAACTTACTCTCTTTGCATTAAAGAAGAGATTGGATCGCACTCAAGCTCTAGATCAACGCAAAAATGAAGCAAGAAAAGACACTCGAGCGCGTATTACTCTAGGCCCCATTGAAATCTTTCCTAACGATTACTTGGTGCACGCTCACGGCAAAGCTTTAAAGACCACACCTATTCAATTTAAACTTTTGCTTTCATTTTTCACCAAGACCGATGAGCTACTCAGTCGAGAATGGCTACAGGAAAACATTTGGGAAGATAACCCTATCTCTCATCGTTCTATTGATGCTCATATTTCTAAACTTAAAAAGATCGTGCCTGAACTCGGCCCAGCCCTAGTGAACATCTACGGCAAAGGCTACATGCTCAGCTCTGCCACTCTACAAGAGTTCGGCGAAGAGCAAAAGCAATCCGCCTAA
- a CDS encoding UvrD-helicase domain-containing protein has product MLNQGVEDKKQIPAQFTFVNAGAGAGKTTNLVGHILETFARYQQELGRPPRVIGTTFTRKAANEIKDRVALQYQRYQPENQHQLAEFEKKSPYKSYIETHLEDLLRFAYSENLNITTIHGICVQIILRKAHLLGYSPNLRIVSESHLGFYQKRLLFKFLSEEPYSKLYDHFSFSEVLDLCNQLSVHRESLKRPATLDDLNEIYQMFMEEFSESVKFILNFSESSLVGLGSHEDKARVYVQGIKVALNAALMKNDLGEFFKILETFDKTPSIRGAKLDQEALQSFNNFKQAFADIKDVYLKPEHFSKYFDKSFFPKVCEVNALLFELYQKYESELREYKIQNSIVLMNEVEELALEILTRFKDDCQDYIDMWDCWYIDEYQDTSPIQNKIFEILLKGKSYYKVGDPQQSIYLFRGAEASLFTQEWESAQNDEGIEDRVLDINYRSHPNLMAGMNEFFKHLEEVSSEFRESFNPMKSAEEVNKNEPARFNLRYFTEPDAEKNFVISEIKKLEDSGVLPQDICILARSRNVLQEYEQELTLNNIPCLAQFSGGFLSRPEIEGVLCFAQVMHNPHNDLEMIKLLRTQDFKVEDEILKTWCDEYDQRQEWSLWSSVLQTKSHPAVQKLQDFYAFFKSKDYVEGFKRYFHELKVINSGYDGIDQARRMANLMKLYSYICKRSESNAYTLENLISDLNSAENEELQSEAVFSESQSGVRLFTIHGSKGLEFKYVFLVGGGKKGALSHVADFEKIKDTGVFVVPVLDIKDAEKKATVIRYFSHKERILAEKKEIRRVIYVAATRAKEQLYISGVVKKSVDKKTGEEKIFASTESLFHIIDINSFALTSWQYIGVQEGNSVGMGGTIKDSDVEIQCLQFEVGEDVEILHRDKLVYDKSVLNVKASRDTELRAYSVSALVEAMAQNQFQGFDFKEKKRLNISKVDFGKILTDNKTYSSLLADQFLKPYIGDIFHKAIELHSKNISDEDLRSYLAHYVVSDPEVIYNMILEISSISEPNMRQILKHCQPEWGFNSILDKQILLSGKIDLWGFDENHNIHIFDYKTGSSYHLKKAAFQLGLYKEVLKLIYPQSEIHTHVIYPAEGVWLSLDVGPISLAP; this is encoded by the coding sequence GTGTTAAATCAAGGTGTAGAAGATAAAAAACAAATTCCTGCGCAGTTTACGTTTGTCAATGCGGGGGCGGGAGCAGGGAAGACCACTAACCTTGTGGGACATATTTTAGAGACTTTTGCGAGATATCAGCAGGAGTTGGGACGGCCGCCAAGAGTCATTGGCACCACTTTTACTCGTAAAGCGGCTAACGAAATCAAAGACAGAGTGGCATTGCAATATCAAAGGTATCAACCCGAGAATCAACACCAGCTAGCCGAGTTTGAAAAGAAAAGCCCATATAAATCGTATATAGAAACCCACCTTGAAGACCTCTTACGATTTGCCTATTCGGAAAATCTAAATATCACGACCATTCATGGAATTTGTGTGCAGATCATTTTAAGAAAGGCTCATTTATTGGGATATTCCCCTAACCTGCGGATAGTCTCAGAAAGTCATTTGGGTTTTTATCAAAAAAGGCTTTTATTTAAATTTCTATCAGAAGAACCTTACTCTAAGCTCTATGATCATTTTTCTTTTTCTGAAGTTTTAGATCTGTGTAATCAATTATCTGTTCACCGAGAAAGTTTAAAGCGACCTGCAACACTGGATGATTTAAATGAAATCTATCAGATGTTTATGGAGGAATTTTCAGAATCAGTGAAATTTATTTTAAACTTTTCTGAAAGTAGCCTTGTTGGTCTTGGTAGTCATGAAGATAAAGCCAGAGTCTATGTGCAAGGGATCAAGGTGGCACTCAACGCGGCATTGATGAAGAATGACCTAGGAGAGTTTTTTAAAATTTTAGAGACATTTGATAAAACTCCTTCTATTCGAGGGGCAAAGTTGGATCAAGAGGCTTTGCAGAGTTTTAATAATTTTAAGCAAGCCTTTGCAGACATTAAAGATGTATATTTAAAACCTGAACATTTTAGCAAATATTTTGATAAGAGTTTTTTTCCTAAAGTATGCGAGGTGAACGCCTTGCTATTTGAGCTTTATCAAAAATACGAATCAGAGTTACGAGAGTACAAGATTCAAAATTCCATCGTGTTGATGAATGAAGTTGAAGAGTTAGCGTTAGAAATTTTGACACGATTTAAAGATGACTGCCAAGACTATATTGATATGTGGGACTGTTGGTATATTGATGAATATCAGGACACCAGTCCTATACAAAATAAAATCTTTGAAATTTTACTTAAAGGTAAAAGTTATTATAAAGTGGGTGACCCACAACAGAGCATTTACTTATTTAGAGGAGCCGAAGCCTCTTTATTCACTCAAGAGTGGGAGTCCGCCCAAAATGACGAAGGTATTGAAGATCGAGTGTTAGATATAAATTATCGTTCACATCCTAATCTGATGGCTGGGATGAATGAGTTTTTTAAGCACCTTGAAGAGGTGTCCTCAGAGTTTCGTGAATCCTTCAATCCGATGAAATCCGCTGAAGAAGTGAATAAGAATGAGCCCGCAAGGTTTAATTTGCGTTACTTTACAGAACCAGATGCTGAGAAGAATTTTGTTATCTCTGAAATAAAAAAATTAGAGGATTCAGGAGTGTTACCTCAAGATATTTGTATCTTAGCAAGATCTAGAAATGTATTACAAGAGTATGAGCAGGAATTGACCTTAAACAACATTCCGTGCTTAGCGCAGTTCTCTGGTGGATTTTTGTCTCGACCAGAGATTGAAGGCGTTTTATGTTTTGCGCAGGTGATGCACAATCCTCATAACGATTTGGAAATGATTAAACTCCTACGGACACAAGATTTTAAAGTGGAGGACGAGATTTTAAAAACTTGGTGTGATGAGTATGACCAAAGGCAAGAATGGAGTTTGTGGAGTTCGGTGCTACAAACCAAGTCCCATCCTGCGGTACAAAAGCTCCAAGACTTCTATGCTTTTTTTAAATCTAAAGACTATGTGGAAGGATTTAAGAGATACTTTCATGAACTTAAAGTTATAAATTCGGGCTATGATGGGATAGATCAGGCTCGACGTATGGCCAATCTGATGAAGCTTTACAGTTATATATGTAAACGCTCAGAGAGTAACGCCTACACTTTAGAAAACTTGATTTCGGATTTGAACTCGGCAGAAAACGAAGAGCTGCAATCAGAAGCTGTATTTTCAGAGTCTCAATCTGGAGTGCGACTCTTTACTATTCATGGCTCAAAAGGGTTAGAATTTAAATATGTGTTTTTAGTGGGTGGGGGTAAAAAAGGTGCGTTAAGCCATGTTGCAGATTTTGAAAAGATTAAAGACACAGGTGTTTTTGTGGTTCCAGTTTTGGACATCAAGGATGCAGAAAAGAAGGCCACTGTTATTCGTTATTTTTCTCATAAAGAAAGAATTCTTGCAGAAAAAAAAGAGATTAGGCGTGTGATCTATGTGGCGGCTACTCGTGCTAAAGAGCAGCTGTATATATCTGGTGTGGTGAAGAAAAGTGTGGATAAAAAAACAGGGGAAGAAAAGATATTTGCATCCACTGAGAGTCTATTTCATATTATTGATATCAATAGTTTTGCGCTCACCTCTTGGCAATATATAGGAGTGCAAGAGGGTAATAGTGTTGGGATGGGAGGGACCATCAAAGACTCCGACGTAGAGATTCAGTGCTTGCAGTTTGAAGTCGGGGAGGATGTGGAGATTTTGCATAGAGACAAGTTGGTCTATGATAAATCTGTTTTGAATGTGAAGGCGAGCCGAGATACGGAGTTAAGAGCTTATAGTGTATCTGCTTTAGTAGAGGCTATGGCTCAAAATCAATTTCAAGGTTTTGATTTTAAGGAAAAGAAAAGACTGAATATATCCAAGGTGGATTTTGGTAAAATACTTACCGATAACAAAACTTATTCTTCTCTTCTTGCGGATCAGTTTTTAAAACCCTATATAGGAGATATTTTTCACAAAGCTATTGAACTTCATAGTAAAAATATCAGTGACGAAGACCTGAGATCCTACTTGGCTCACTATGTGGTGAGTGATCCAGAAGTTATTTATAATATGATCTTAGAGATCTCATCTATATCTGAACCGAATATGCGGCAGATATTGAAACACTGTCAGCCTGAATGGGGATTTAACTCTATATTGGATAAGCAGATTTTACTTTCAGGAAAGATTGATCTTTGGGGTTTTGATGAAAATCATAATATTCATATTTTTGATTATAAAACAGGAAGCTCCTATCATCTCAAGAAAGCGGCATTTCAGTTGGGACTTTATAAGGAAGTTCTCAAGTTGATTTACCCACAAAGTGAGATCCACACCCACGTGATTTATCCAGCCGAAGGAGTTTGGCTCAGTTTAGACGTGGGCCCCATTAGCTTAGCCCCTTAA